The following are from one region of the Coffea eugenioides isolate CCC68of chromosome 2, Ceug_1.0, whole genome shotgun sequence genome:
- the LOC113761151 gene encoding uncharacterized protein LOC113761151, with translation MTILEKKRVHFLLFLVGVIALSIGAEKCRELVGQEAASKSGEFTFLNCFDGSTGTLACLVKEGVKLYSYNVRSLHVERARNQAIESALGDALAQGLVAKDAAKLVQKEGAKAAKLATRQAKRIIGPIISSGWDFFEALYFGGTMTEGFLRGTGTLFGTYSVGFIGEERFGRFGYLVGSHLGSWVGGRIGLMVYDVVNGVHYLLQVSQFVENKIIDHTADEVYQSAAFGSSEAPEESLVSETPTDEDSRISFEAAEESSISETPTYMSSEATEDSNVYEASDHGNLEFHEDL, from the coding sequence CTGAAAAATGCCGTGAGCTGGTTGGTCAAGAAGCTGCTTCCAAGAGTGGGGAGTTTACCTTCTTGAATTGTTTTGATGGGAGCACTGGAACCCTTGCATGTTTAGTAAAGGAGGGTGTGAAGCTCTACTCTTACAACGTCAGATCTCTTCATGTTGAAAGAGCAAGGAATCAAGCAATTGAGAGTGCTCTAGGTGACGCGCTCGCACAAGGTCTGGTTGCCAAAGACGCAGCCAAGCTTGTCCAGAAAGAGGGAGCTAAAGCTGCAAAACTGGCAACTCGACAAGCAAAGCGCATAATAGGTCCTATAATTTCTTCAGGATGGGATTTTTTTGAAGCGCTTTACTTCGGCGGTACCATGACGGAAGGATTCCTCAGGGGCACTGGAACCTTGTTTGGCACCTATTCAGTTGGCTTTATTGGAGAGGAGAGGTTCGGGAGGTTTGGCTATCTTGTAGGAAGCCATTTGGGTAGTTGGGTTGGGGGAAGGATTGGGTTGATGGTGTACGATGTTGTCAATGGAGTGCACTACTTGCTTCAGGTGTCTCAGTTCGTGGAAAATAAAATTATTGATCATACTGCCGACGAAGTTTACCAGAGTGCTGCTTTTGGCAGTTCTGAAGCTCCCGAAGAATCACTTGTTTCTGAAACACCAACAGATGAGGACTCTCGAATCAGTTTTGAAGCAGCAGAAGAATCATCAATTTCAGAAACACCAACATATATGAGCTCTGAAGCTACAGAAGACTCCAATGTATACGAGGCTTCTGATCATGGgaacttggaatttcatgaagatTTATGA